One genomic region from Ignavibacteriales bacterium encodes:
- a CDS encoding SUF system NifU family Fe-S cluster assembly protein, translating into MDQELRELYQQVILDHNKSPRNFRLIEHPTNHAEGYNPLCGDNLNVFLNINDHGIIEDISFQGSGCAISKASASLMTSMLKGKSVEEAEKIFNKFHELVTDKLGDNPDIDELGKLAVFGGVREFPARVKCASLAWHTMINALHNKKEKVITE; encoded by the coding sequence ATGGATCAGGAATTAAGAGAGCTTTACCAACAGGTAATTTTAGATCATAATAAATCACCGAGAAACTTTAGGCTGATTGAACATCCAACAAATCATGCTGAAGGATACAATCCACTTTGCGGAGATAACTTAAATGTTTTTCTTAATATAAATGATCATGGTATAATTGAAGATATTTCATTTCAAGGATCCGGATGTGCAATATCAAAAGCTTCTGCCTCTTTGATGACCTCGATGTTAAAAGGAAAAAGTGTTGAAGAAGCCGAAAAGATTTTTAATAAATTTCACGAATTAGTAACCGATAAATTAGGCGATAATCCTGATATCGATGAACTAGGAAAGCTTGCAGTATTTGGTGGCGTTAGAGAATTTCCAGCTAGAGTTAAATGTGCATCGCTTGCATGGCACACAATGATAAATGCTTTGCATAACAAAAAAGAAAAAGTTATAACAGAATAA
- a CDS encoding BrxA/BrxB family bacilliredoxin, translating into MFNITSRSPMYDQDAVQPMRDELVAVGFEELLSAEDVDIAIKNNDDKTVLVMINSVCGCAAGSARPGVSLALQNDIIPDKIYTGFAGQERDAVERIRQHIKGFPPSSPSIALFKNGELVHFVPRLNIEGYTAEQIAQGLKQVFKENCSAKGPSITPEQFSQVMHAKQCGSKIPLFKG; encoded by the coding sequence ATGTTTAATATAACTTCACGTTCACCAATGTACGATCAAGACGCGGTTCAGCCAATGCGCGATGAATTAGTCGCGGTTGGCTTTGAAGAATTATTATCAGCCGAAGATGTTGATATCGCAATAAAAAATAATGATGACAAAACAGTTTTAGTTATGATCAACTCTGTTTGTGGCTGTGCTGCAGGTAGCGCAAGACCTGGGGTTTCGCTTGCTCTGCAGAATGATATCATTCCCGATAAAATTTATACGGGATTTGCTGGCCAAGAGCGAGATGCAGTCGAACGAATAAGACAGCACATAAAAGGTTTTCCCCCTTCATCACCAAGTATTGCTTTATTTAAGAATGGCGAGTTAGTGCATTTTGTGCCAAGACTGAATATCGAAGGTTATACAGCTGAACAAATTGCTCAAGGCTTAAAGCAAGTTTTTAAAGAAAACTGCTCCGCAAAAGGTCCATCTATTACACCGGAGCAATTTTCACAAGTAATGCATGCCAAACAGTGTGGCTCAAAGATTCCATTGTTTAAAGGATAA
- a CDS encoding Rrf2 family transcriptional regulator — protein sequence MKFSTQEEYGLRLLLRIGKSDSDKGMTIPELSDEEKLSEANVGKILRALRLAGFIESSRGQTGGYKLARAANEILVGDVLTALGGKLYESSFCDLHSGVENICTHSIDCSIRSLWKTVQTMLDGLLSKITLQDLLGNEQQVELFVSNLTEELEENHTKK from the coding sequence ATGAAATTTAGTACACAAGAAGAATATGGATTAAGACTTTTACTTAGAATCGGGAAAAGTGATTCCGATAAAGGAATGACTATTCCCGAACTGAGTGATGAGGAAAAACTTTCTGAAGCAAATGTTGGAAAGATTCTTCGTGCATTACGCCTTGCCGGATTTATTGAAAGTTCACGTGGACAAACTGGCGGTTATAAACTAGCTCGTGCTGCAAATGAAATACTTGTGGGCGATGTTTTAACTGCGCTTGGAGGTAAACTTTATGAATCTTCTTTTTGTGATTTACATTCCGGGGTTGAAAATATTTGCACACACTCTATCGATTGCTCAATCCGCTCGCTCTGGAAAACAGTACAAACTATGCTTGATGGATTATTGAGTAAAATTACTTTACAGGATTTACTTGGTAACGAGCAGCAAGTTGAATTGTTTGTTTCAAATCTTACTGAGGAGTTGGAAGAAAATCATACAAAAAAATAA
- a CDS encoding dipeptidase, producing the protein MKRSLKKILTILSFSLLLAQVSIFSQNSELQAFKNNSYESIQKILMTSRIIDGHNDLFIHYFDCKDCPIDIADYPLDTIAKGHTDIIRWKKGRVSGQLLNVFGGTRALDDYLKAWDLLYRLEEKYKDDLAVVGSSSEMKRVMDEGKIAILPSLEGAIRLGDNMFLVRSFYKLGLRSVTFAYYTNQFADGSNDTVKHNGISKLGEEMVKEMNRLGIIIDMSHISAEAMNDILDITKAPVIFSHSNARTLCNVNRNVPDDVLLRLKENNGLIMLTAVPYFTRKEHYEWMDRGDTLYYKIIKEFPDDKSKVASIMEKWEREDIMPEVTVKDFADHFDYVKNLIGVDHIGIAGDYDGINYTIKGMEDVSTYPNLLIELINRGWTEDEIRKICSENFLRVFEDIEKISERLKLETLPSLMNLSETK; encoded by the coding sequence ATGAAGAGAAGTTTAAAAAAGATTTTAACAATTTTAAGTTTTTCCCTCCTCTTGGCGCAAGTATCGATCTTTTCTCAGAACTCAGAATTGCAAGCATTTAAAAATAACTCCTATGAATCCATACAAAAAATTTTGATGACTTCTCGCATCATTGATGGACATAATGATTTGTTCATACACTATTTTGATTGTAAAGATTGTCCAATAGATATCGCTGATTATCCTCTTGATACAATCGCTAAAGGACACACCGATATCATTCGCTGGAAAAAAGGCAGAGTCAGTGGGCAATTACTCAACGTCTTCGGTGGAACCAGAGCATTAGATGATTATTTAAAAGCCTGGGATTTATTATACAGACTTGAAGAAAAATATAAAGACGATTTAGCTGTTGTCGGTTCATCTTCAGAAATGAAACGCGTAATGGACGAAGGAAAAATCGCCATTCTTCCCTCGCTTGAGGGAGCTATAAGATTGGGCGACAATATGTTCCTTGTAAGGTCATTTTATAAACTTGGTTTGCGCAGCGTTACCTTTGCTTATTATACAAATCAGTTTGCAGACGGAAGTAATGACACAGTTAAACATAATGGCATCTCAAAACTTGGCGAAGAAATGGTAAAAGAAATGAACCGCCTTGGAATTATTATCGATATGTCCCACATCTCAGCAGAAGCAATGAATGATATTCTTGATATCACAAAAGCTCCTGTGATATTCAGCCACTCCAATGCAAGAACTTTGTGTAATGTAAACAGAAATGTTCCCGATGATGTTCTGCTAAGATTAAAAGAAAATAACGGCTTAATAATGCTTACAGCCGTTCCGTACTTTACTAGGAAAGAACACTATGAATGGATGGACAGGGGCGATACGCTCTACTATAAAATCATAAAAGAATTTCCTGATGATAAATCAAAAGTGGCTTCAATAATGGAAAAATGGGAACGTGAAGATATTATGCCTGAGGTTACAGTTAAGGATTTTGCGGATCATTTTGATTATGTAAAAAATCTTATTGGTGTTGATCATATTGGAATAGCCGGAGATTATGATGGGATAAATTACACAATTAAAGGTATGGAGGATGTTTCAACATATCCAAATTTATTAATTGAATTAATCAATCGCGGATGGACTGAAGATGAGATCAGAAAAATCTGTTCTGAGAATTTCCTTCGTGTATTTGAAGATATAGAAAAAATTTCTGAAAGACTGAAACTCGAAACACTACCTTCTTTAATGAACTTATCAGAGACAAAATGA
- a CDS encoding agmatine deiminase family protein, translated as MKTYIFILSAILMLSCNQERSPSDFYMPGQFEEQEAVWLGWQGYEPYYQVSADMIESLLPYIQIKVITESDSTLQVCKNYLTQREIDTEKIKFYVISDNEFWIRDHGAAFTINENGEIRAVDFGWNTYGIRSWLMEIYEKNEQKVDSVISSVLSSKREKVDSMMATEDNIPVIKSWIFIEGGSIEVNGKGTLILNEPLTLSRNEGTSKDSIEKEFKRVFGVTNIIWLQHGLAEDPHIWQTISGKYVGIGTGGHTDEYVRFADENTILLAWVEESEKDKNPLNRINYDRMNINYKILKNAKNENGEQFRIVKVPLPDIIAQPVIILEADQWDGSYNIPISAFKKSDGWAVGDTAYRVAASSYLNYFITNEAVLIPTYIEQGSSSDKEERIKKIFAEVFPGRKQIFIDAMPLNWEGGGIHCGTQQQPKRKRLE; from the coding sequence ATGAAAACATACATTTTTATTTTATCAGCAATATTGATGCTTTCTTGTAATCAGGAAAGATCACCTTCTGATTTTTATATGCCTGGACAATTTGAAGAACAGGAAGCCGTTTGGCTTGGCTGGCAAGGTTATGAGCCTTATTATCAGGTTAGTGCTGATATGATAGAATCATTGCTGCCTTACATTCAGATTAAAGTAATAACCGAATCAGACAGCACTTTACAGGTTTGTAAAAACTATTTAACCCAAAGAGAAATTGATACAGAAAAAATTAAATTCTATGTAATCTCTGATAATGAATTCTGGATAAGAGATCACGGTGCCGCATTTACTATAAATGAAAATGGTGAAATCAGGGCTGTCGATTTTGGATGGAACACTTATGGAATTAGATCTTGGTTAATGGAGATATATGAGAAGAATGAGCAAAAAGTTGATAGTGTGATTAGTTCAGTGCTTAGCAGTAAAAGAGAAAAAGTTGATAGTATGATGGCCACTGAGGACAACATTCCGGTTATAAAATCATGGATATTTATTGAGGGTGGTTCGATTGAAGTAAATGGGAAAGGAACTTTAATTCTCAATGAACCATTAACTCTTTCTAGGAATGAAGGCACATCAAAAGACAGCATCGAAAAGGAATTTAAAAGAGTCTTTGGTGTAACTAATATTATCTGGCTTCAGCACGGTCTTGCTGAGGACCCGCATATCTGGCAAACGATCTCAGGTAAATATGTTGGCATTGGTACAGGCGGGCACACAGATGAATATGTAAGATTCGCCGACGAAAACACAATTCTATTGGCATGGGTTGAGGAATCGGAAAAAGATAAGAATCCATTGAACAGAATTAATTATGACAGAATGAATATCAACTATAAAATCTTAAAGAATGCAAAAAATGAAAACGGCGAGCAATTTAGAATTGTTAAAGTTCCCTTGCCTGATATTATAGCACAACCAGTAATAATTTTAGAAGCGGATCAGTGGGATGGTTCTTATAATATTCCAATTTCTGCTTTTAAGAAAAGCGATGGCTGGGCGGTTGGAGACACTGCATATAGAGTCGCCGCATCAAGCTATCTTAATTATTTTATAACAAATGAAGCCGTATTGATTCCTACATATATTGAACAGGGTTCTTCTTCCGATAAAGAAGAAAGAATAAAAAAAATATTCGCAGAAGTTTTTCCCGGCAGAAAACAAATTTTTATCGATGCAATGCCTCTTAACTGGGAGGGAGGCGGTATTCATTGTGGCACACAACAACAACCAAAAAGAAAGAGGCTGGAATGA
- a CDS encoding nuclear transport factor 2 family protein encodes MKSLILYCFIILFSSVTFAQKIKYAGTHPPNPEVLKLMERDAEIFDKYREVSVRDSLRKEIISPAYFYHGIDGKPIDIDGLTKRQTKNQFQLLEEEVLSETLYQYENSAILVYVVKLKLKDKGEIHERLRSSLMVFSMENGEWEIISDIVGQDPK; translated from the coding sequence ATGAAATCACTAATTCTGTATTGCTTTATAATACTTTTCTCTTCTGTCACTTTTGCGCAGAAAATAAAATACGCAGGCACACATCCCCCAAATCCCGAAGTGCTAAAGCTGATGGAAAGAGATGCTGAGATATTTGATAAATATAGAGAAGTTTCTGTTCGTGATAGTTTAAGAAAAGAAATTATTTCGCCTGCATATTTCTATCACGGCATCGATGGAAAACCAATTGATATCGATGGACTGACCAAAAGACAAACAAAAAATCAATTCCAGCTTCTGGAAGAAGAAGTGCTCAGCGAAACATTATATCAATATGAAAACTCTGCGATACTTGTTTACGTGGTTAAACTAAAGCTAAAAGACAAAGGCGAGATTCACGAGAGATTAAGATCAAGTCTTATGGTATTCAGTATGGAAAATGGTGAGTGGGAAATTATATCTGATATTGTTGGGCAGGATCCAAAATAA
- the menC gene encoding o-succinylbenzoate synthase encodes MHIEKIELRHIKMELVSPFTTSMGTEYDEEHIIVRVDGEGFTGWGESVAEGTPFYSYETVTTAWHILQDFLIPSILGKDISSIGEAIASYDKVRGHRMAKAGLEAALWDLFAKSKNISLSKMLGGTKDKIDVGVSIGIQSSPAELVKKVENYLAEGYKRIKIKIAPGNDIQYVKSLRKEFPNILLQVDANSAYELKHIDLFKQMDDYNLLLIEQPLSYEDIYDHSKLQKDLKTPICLDESIHSLDDTRAAIELDSCRVINIKSGRVGGFTESKLIHDYCASKNIPVWCGGMLESGIGRAGNVALASLPNFTLPGDISASKRYYKEDIVEPEFLVNKDGTMDVPTKTGIGVEVNIKMLDKVTVRKAEIK; translated from the coding sequence ATGCATATAGAAAAAATTGAACTTCGTCACATTAAAATGGAATTAGTTTCTCCATTCACAACATCAATGGGAACTGAATACGATGAAGAACATATTATTGTTCGTGTTGATGGCGAAGGCTTTACAGGCTGGGGCGAAAGCGTTGCTGAAGGAACTCCGTTTTACTCCTACGAAACAGTAACAACAGCTTGGCATATTTTGCAGGATTTTTTAATTCCTTCAATTCTAGGTAAAGATATTTCAAGCATTGGTGAGGCGATTGCATCCTATGATAAAGTACGCGGACACAGAATGGCAAAAGCCGGACTTGAAGCTGCTTTGTGGGATTTGTTTGCAAAGTCTAAAAACATTTCACTTTCAAAAATGCTTGGTGGAACAAAAGATAAAATTGATGTTGGCGTAAGCATCGGTATTCAATCTTCACCGGCAGAACTTGTAAAAAAAGTTGAAAATTATCTTGCCGAAGGATATAAAAGAATAAAGATAAAAATCGCTCCCGGTAATGATATACAGTACGTTAAATCGTTAAGAAAAGAATTCCCTAATATCCTTTTACAGGTTGATGCAAACTCAGCTTATGAGTTAAAGCATATAGATTTATTTAAGCAGATGGATGATTACAATTTGTTATTGATTGAACAGCCTCTTAGTTATGAAGATATTTATGATCATTCAAAACTTCAGAAGGATCTAAAAACACCAATTTGTCTTGATGAAAGTATTCACTCGCTTGATGATACGCGGGCTGCAATTGAGTTAGATAGCTGCAGAGTAATAAATATTAAGTCTGGTCGTGTTGGCGGATTTACAGAATCAAAACTTATACACGATTATTGTGCATCTAAAAATATTCCTGTTTGGTGCGGCGGAATGTTAGAAAGCGGAATTGGTAGAGCTGGAAATGTTGCTCTTGCTTCTTTGCCGAACTTTACTTTGCCCGGAGATATTTCTGCGAGCAAACGTTATTACAAAGAAGATATTGTTGAACCGGAATTTCTTGTTAATAAAGATGGAACAATGGATGTTCCAACTAAAACAGGAATTGGTGTTGAAGTGAATATTAAAATGCTGGATAAAGTGACGGTTAGAAAAGCAGAGATTAAGTAG
- a CDS encoding saccharopine dehydrogenase NADP-binding domain-containing protein codes for MNVLVLGCGLVGRPMAIDLANDKTFNVTVADISKKNLDRIPNNLPIKKIEKDISNPNQLKSLLKDFDIVLNAVPGFMGFNTLNEIIKAKKNVIDIAFFSENPFELDDLAKQNNVTAVVDCGVAPGMSNILIGHVNSLLDRTENILIFVGGLPVVREYPYEYKAGFSPIDVIEEYTRPARYIENGKLVIRPALSDPELLNFDEVGTLEAFNSDGLRTLADTINAPNMKEKTLRFPGHIEKILVLRESGFFSKDEIEVNGIKIKPIDLTSKLLFPLWELKEGESEFTVLKIVIEGQKANKNLRYTYNMLDRYDETTKIHSMARTTGYTATTVLRLLAEGLFDRKGICPPEYIGQKPNCVDFVLNGLKDRGVIYHQIIEVLD; via the coding sequence ATGAATGTACTTGTTTTAGGTTGCGGTCTTGTCGGCCGCCCAATGGCTATAGATCTTGCAAATGATAAAACTTTTAATGTGACAGTTGCAGATATCAGTAAAAAAAATCTTGATAGAATTCCTAATAATCTGCCAATAAAAAAAATAGAAAAAGACATTTCAAATCCTAATCAATTAAAATCCTTACTTAAAGATTTTGATATTGTATTAAATGCAGTCCCCGGTTTTATGGGATTTAATACACTTAACGAAATCATCAAAGCAAAAAAAAATGTGATTGATATCGCATTCTTTTCTGAAAATCCTTTTGAACTTGATGATCTCGCAAAGCAAAATAATGTTACCGCGGTAGTTGATTGTGGTGTTGCACCAGGCATGAGCAATATTTTAATCGGACATGTTAATAGCCTTCTCGATAGGACTGAAAACATATTAATCTTTGTTGGAGGATTACCTGTTGTTCGTGAGTATCCATATGAATATAAAGCAGGATTTTCACCTATTGATGTGATTGAAGAATACACACGCCCAGCAAGATATATCGAAAATGGGAAATTAGTTATTCGTCCTGCACTGTCTGATCCTGAATTATTAAACTTTGATGAAGTCGGAACACTTGAAGCATTTAATAGTGATGGTCTAAGAACATTGGCAGATACAATAAATGCTCCAAATATGAAAGAGAAGACTCTTCGTTTTCCTGGTCATATAGAAAAAATTCTCGTGCTTCGGGAATCAGGATTTTTTAGCAAAGATGAAATTGAAGTGAATGGAATAAAAATTAAACCTATTGATTTGACTTCCAAGCTTTTATTTCCTCTTTGGGAATTAAAGGAAGGAGAATCTGAATTCACTGTTTTAAAAATTGTTATAGAAGGACAAAAAGCAAATAAAAATCTTCGCTACACTTATAATATGTTAGACCGATACGATGAAACAACAAAGATACATTCAATGGCTAGAACTACCGGGTATACAGCAACAACTGTATTAAGATTATTAGCTGAAGGTTTGTTTGATCGAAAGGGAATTTGTCCTCCGGAATATATTGGACAAAAACCCAATTGTGTTGATTTTGTATTAAATGGTTTAAAGGATAGAGGAGTTATTTATCATCAAATTATTGAAGTATTAGACTAG
- a CDS encoding Type 1 glutamine amidotransferase-like domain-containing protein, with protein sequence MKLISKIIFLFILFYNLTLNLNAQGYVCAIGGGSEDYNDWSDAPYSWVVQKSDSGKIIILGASSATEWLPTYFISFGADTAYNKTIATIAAANLQETYDELVTARAIFIRGGDQWDYIRLWKGTKVDSAINFVFENGGVIAGTSAGAAVLGDVDFSAQSGSAYPDEALQNPFYNRMKFENNFLNLIPNVLFDTHFIERARHGRLIAMIYNQHYNASRDLIGAGIDDRTAICISPDGIGEVMGSGAVSIFYKDALTKYSSINSGKYTIENLKSHLLTKGWKYDFVNNVISFVPSSARDVDPNRTWFYPQTNFYLTGSNDLTSHLANLNAFLTENNNSNILVISHPGFSNSLTTITNFLSNINITFDVVNITTSSLNNSEDAIKINQATSFIFAGDSLNVLSYLNQPIGLVNSAFYNSLGQHIPVFFFGNTGKIAGHYFIGNTDSDLYAGYRGKMTLNEGLFIFPELVFQPLIFENSDFYENRMSAVLWGMMRNNKRVGVYLNGNDRLKITPLENSICGNVQIPYIIIDARETTKVDSSTYRASGSIGPRQIVAMNDVRFSITNYPDIKYLIESGVFDNLTEVENNNSNSLPSNFVLNQNYPNPFNPSTTISFSIPTSPLNPSTYNRDGNGERLTSLIVYDILGSKIVTLFNKEINSGFYEVEFNGSKLSSGIYFYRLFTQNFSLTKSMVLLR encoded by the coding sequence GTGAAATTAATATCTAAAATAATCTTCCTTTTCATTTTATTTTATAATCTTACTCTTAATCTAAATGCTCAAGGCTATGTTTGTGCAATTGGCGGCGGTAGTGAAGATTATAATGATTGGAGTGATGCACCATATAGTTGGGTAGTTCAAAAATCAGATAGCGGAAAAATTATTATCCTTGGTGCAAGTAGTGCAACGGAATGGCTTCCTACTTATTTTATTTCATTCGGTGCTGATACTGCTTACAATAAAACCATAGCTACAATTGCAGCTGCAAATCTTCAAGAAACTTATGATGAACTAGTAACGGCAAGAGCAATTTTTATTCGCGGCGGAGATCAATGGGATTATATTCGTTTGTGGAAAGGTACTAAAGTTGATTCGGCAATAAATTTTGTTTTTGAGAATGGCGGAGTAATTGCAGGTACTAGCGCGGGAGCAGCAGTTCTTGGCGATGTTGATTTTAGTGCACAAAGTGGTTCTGCTTACCCTGATGAAGCACTTCAAAATCCTTTTTACAACAGAATGAAGTTTGAGAATAATTTCTTAAATCTTATTCCAAATGTTTTGTTTGATACACATTTTATCGAAAGAGCAAGACATGGTAGATTAATTGCGATGATTTATAATCAGCATTATAATGCAAGCAGAGATTTAATTGGTGCCGGGATAGATGACAGAACTGCAATATGTATTTCTCCCGATGGAATTGGAGAAGTTATGGGAAGTGGGGCGGTTTCAATATTTTATAAAGATGCGCTAACAAAATATTCTTCTATCAATTCGGGCAAGTATACGATTGAAAATTTGAAATCACATCTTTTAACCAAAGGATGGAAATATGATTTTGTAAATAATGTAATTTCGTTTGTTCCATCATCAGCTAGAGATGTTGATCCGAATCGTACATGGTTTTATCCTCAAACAAATTTTTATTTAACCGGCAGCAATGATCTTACTTCACACTTAGCTAATCTAAATGCCTTCCTAACAGAAAATAATAATTCTAATATTTTAGTTATCTCACATCCAGGTTTTAGCAACTCACTAACAACAATTACAAACTTTTTAAGTAACATAAATATTACCTTTGATGTCGTTAACATCACAACTTCTAGTTTGAATAATTCAGAAGACGCCATTAAAATAAATCAAGCTACAAGTTTTATCTTTGCTGGTGATTCCTTAAACGTACTCAGTTATTTAAATCAGCCGATTGGTTTGGTAAATTCTGCATTTTATAATTCTTTAGGCCAGCATATTCCGGTTTTCTTTTTTGGTAATACTGGAAAAATTGCAGGGCATTATTTTATTGGTAATACGGATTCGGATTTATATGCTGGTTATAGAGGCAAGATGACTCTGAATGAAGGATTATTCATATTCCCTGAACTAGTATTTCAACCTTTAATCTTTGAAAATTCAGATTTCTATGAAAACAGAATGAGTGCAGTATTATGGGGAATGATGAGAAACAACAAACGTGTTGGTGTCTATCTAAATGGAAATGACAGATTAAAAATTACGCCATTAGAAAATTCTATTTGTGGAAATGTTCAGATTCCATATATAATTATTGATGCAAGAGAGACAACAAAAGTTGATTCATCCACTTATCGAGCAAGCGGAAGCATTGGGCCAAGACAAATCGTGGCAATGAACGATGTAAGATTTTCGATTACAAATTATCCCGATATAAAATATTTAATTGAGTCGGGAGTTTTTGATAACCTTACAGAAGTTGAAAACAATAATTCTAATTCACTTCCAAGTAACTTTGTTCTTAATCAGAATTACCCTAATCCCTTTAATCCTTCTACAACAATTAGTTTTTCAATTCCGACCTCACCCTTAAATCCCTCCACTTACAATAGAGACGGAAATGGGGAGAGGTTAACTTCTCTAATAGTCTATGACATACTTGGAAGTAAAATCGTAACTCTTTTTAATAAGGAAATTAATTCCGGTTTTTATGAAGTTGAGTTTAATGGTTCAAAACTCTCAAGCGGTATATATTTCTATAGACTTTTTACTCAGAACTTTTCACTAACAAAATCAATGGTATTATTAAGATGA
- a CDS encoding PorV/PorQ family protein, with the protein MKISTIILLTIIYFGTAMAQNPNLGTSGAQFLQLPVGARSEAMGGAIVGLADDASAIFWNPAGIVKVNNVQAHFSYMNWFDLFDFNAASLVYNAGDVGVFAASMVLFTSGDMEITTEEQPNGTGRYFDAGDIALGISYAKYLTDRFSVGVTVKYINQRIWNESATGVAFDIGTQYRLDFQNLTIAMSMTNFGADMKFEGPDLDFTASKDENYPNTRLIPSSLNTQEFPLPLNFQVGIGFDVFEYDFVKMKGAIDVTHPNDNAERAHFGTEFSFFDRFFVRAGYKYNYDDQDFTFGAGANVPLGGSAVYFDYAFSLYDILPSVHRISVNLSF; encoded by the coding sequence ATGAAAATATCAACCATAATTTTGTTAACAATAATTTATTTTGGAACTGCCATGGCTCAAAATCCAAATCTTGGCACTTCCGGGGCTCAGTTTCTTCAATTGCCTGTAGGTGCACGTTCAGAAGCAATGGGTGGCGCTATTGTTGGACTTGCAGATGACGCATCAGCTATATTCTGGAATCCAGCAGGGATAGTAAAAGTGAATAATGTTCAGGCTCATTTTTCTTATATGAATTGGTTTGATCTATTTGATTTTAATGCGGCTTCATTGGTTTATAATGCAGGTGATGTGGGTGTGTTCGCTGCCAGTATGGTCCTTTTTACATCTGGTGATATGGAGATAACAACTGAAGAGCAACCAAACGGAACAGGAAGATATTTTGATGCCGGTGATATTGCCCTTGGAATTTCGTATGCAAAGTATTTAACGGATAGATTTAGTGTTGGCGTAACTGTAAAATATATAAATCAGAGAATCTGGAATGAATCTGCAACTGGTGTAGCCTTTGATATCGGGACTCAATATAGGTTAGATTTTCAAAATCTTACTATCGCAATGTCTATGACAAATTTTGGTGCTGATATGAAATTTGAAGGTCCGGATCTTGATTTTACGGCATCAAAGGACGAGAATTATCCTAATACCAGATTAATTCCCAGCAGTTTAAATACTCAAGAATTTCCACTGCCGTTAAACTTTCAAGTGGGAATTGGATTTGATGTATTTGAATATGATTTTGTAAAGATGAAAGGTGCTATTGATGTAACTCATCCAAATGATAATGCTGAACGTGCACATTTTGGTACTGAGTTTTCCTTTTTCGATAGATTTTTTGTTCGTGCAGGTTATAAATATAATTACGATGATCAGGATTTTACATTTGGTGCCGGCGCTAATGTTCCGTTAGGCGGCAGTGCAGTTTATTTTGATTATGCATTTTCCTTATATGATATTTTGCCAAGTGTTCATAGGATATCTGTTAATTTAAGTTTTTAA